A window of Nonomuraea angiospora genomic DNA:
GATCGCCAGGACCTGGGCACGACATGGTTCGAGTAGTCCTCGGTGGCGGCCTCCTTGACGACCTTCGGGTCGTCGGTGAAGGAGACCTCCAGCGCCGGGGGGCCTGCGGAGGTGAGGGACATGCGGGTCTCCTGCGAGCTTTGGGGGTGACGTCGGCTCAGGCCAGGATGTGTCACGACGGCACGCCCGCCCCATCCGCGATCCGGGCAACCGCGCGAGCTGTTTGCGCCATTCGCGTAATTCGCGGTTAACTCACCTGTCCCGTACGGTGAACGCCATCCACAACTCCGCGCGCAGTCCCGGGTCGGAGAAGCGCCTGCCCAGCAGCGTCTCGGCGCGTCCGAGCCGGTAGGTGAGCGTCCGGCGGTGGACACCGAGCGCAGCCGAGGCAGCCTCCGTGTTGCCGTTGTGCGTCAGGAAGGTGCGCACGGTGCCGAGCAGGTCGATCCTGCGGGCCTCCTCGCTCTCCAGCGGGGCCAGCATCGCGATCGCCCATCCCTCCGCCTCGGCCGGGCCGACGTGCGCCAGCAGCCCGACGTCGGCGACGTCCCTGGTGGTCAGCAACGTGTACGGCGCGGAGGCCGGCACCGTGTCGGCGAGCGCGGCCACCCGCGGCCAGACACGAGCCAGGTCGGTCCATTCGACGGCCGCGCCGATCACGCCCCGGCCGCCCTTGACGGAGCTGAGCACCGACTGGAGCACGCCCACGTGCCCCTCCACGGCGGGCAGCACCACCACCATGCGGCCCCGCGCATCGCCCGCGACCAGCGCCGACACGATCTGCAGGCTGCGCTCGTTCTCCAGCGCAACCAGCAGGTCGCCGGGGTGCCCCGGGTCGGCGGTGACGACGGCGATGCGGACGAGCCCCTCGGGGAGCGGGATGCCCAGCGATTCGGCCGCCTGCTCGGCCGCGGCGTACCGGCCGGCCAGGACCAGGGCGAGCACCGTGGCCCGCTCTCTGCGTTCGCTGGCGAGCAGCTCCGCCGCCCGCGCGACCTCCAGCGAGAGCAGATCGACGGCGAGGTCGACCACGCCGCGATCGTGCCCGGACAGCGGATCCGGCCTGCCGACCGCGAGCACGCCCGCGGGCCGGGCCGGCTCGCTCACCGGCAGCAGGGTGACCCGGGTGTCACCGAGGTCGAACATCGCCGAATGCCAGGAGCCGGTGCGCGAGACCTCCAGCCGCACGCGTTCGGCGTTGCGCCGGGCGTGGTCGGGAGCGCCCGCGAGCACGTGACCCTCGCGCGAGAGCAGCAGTACCCACGCGTCGAGGTGCGCCGCCAGGCTGGTGACGATCGAACGGTGCGCGGGAGCCGTCAGGGCCGCCTTCACCAGGATCCGGTAGCGCTCCATCGCCGAGGTCTGCGCGGCCCGCTCGGCGGCGGCGATCCCGTCGGTCACGGCGCGCACCACGGAGCTGAACCGCGTCGGCTCCGACACCTCCACCACGCTCACCCCGAGCCGGTCGGCCGCCTCGACCAGCGTCGGCGGGACGATCGCGTGCCGCAGCCCCACCCCGAACCCCAGCGCGGGCACTCCCGCGCCCACCAGCCGCTCGACGTATTCGGGCCACTGGCTGCTGGTGCGCCCCAGGCTCAGCCCGGTCGTCAGCAACAGGGTGCCCTCGTCGAGGTATGGGGTGGGGTCGAGAAGCTCGCTGATGTGCGCCCAGCGCACGACGACGTCGCCGCGCCCGGCGCGCAGGGTCAGGCCGAGATCGCCTTTGGCGACCAGACTGGCGAGCGTCTCCGGCATCTGCCCAGGTTAACGGCTCGACGACCTGGCCAGACAGGGCGCCGGACCCGCCCGGTTCGTCGTACGGCCGGGTCGACTGGAGCGAGCCGACCCGCCGCCCGGCGTGTGCTTGACCGATCGCCCGGAACGGCTCACTGACCCCGGCCTGATCCGTGCCTTCCCCTGGCGCCGATCAGCGCATGAATCTGCAGCGTGCCGGCCGGAGGCGCATCGCCGCCGTGC
This region includes:
- a CDS encoding helix-turn-helix domain-containing protein, whose amino-acid sequence is MPETLASLVAKGDLGLTLRAGRGDVVVRWAHISELLDPTPYLDEGTLLLTTGLSLGRTSSQWPEYVERLVGAGVPALGFGVGLRHAIVPPTLVEAADRLGVSVVEVSEPTRFSSVVRAVTDGIAAAERAAQTSAMERYRILVKAALTAPAHRSIVTSLAAHLDAWVLLLSREGHVLAGAPDHARRNAERVRLEVSRTGSWHSAMFDLGDTRVTLLPVSEPARPAGVLAVGRPDPLSGHDRGVVDLAVDLLSLEVARAAELLASERRERATVLALVLAGRYAAAEQAAESLGIPLPEGLVRIAVVTADPGHPGDLLVALENERSLQIVSALVAGDARGRMVVVLPAVEGHVGVLQSVLSSVKGGRGVIGAAVEWTDLARVWPRVAALADTVPASAPYTLLTTRDVADVGLLAHVGPAEAEGWAIAMLAPLESEEARRIDLLGTVRTFLTHNGNTEAASAALGVHRRTLTYRLGRAETLLGRRFSDPGLRAELWMAFTVRDR